A stretch of the Archangium violaceum genome encodes the following:
- a CDS encoding AT hook motif domain protein: MPDAAQKKAGRPRKSEGPRLPYEEVDRLLVEGEEVAGDDGKPTRRFPSLRELGQRFGVAHSLIAQYAKQYDCQGRRQRFLAGEPVERVVLPKSRPECLAPQAEESLPTPDEPSPPQDEPPPPSQAERVTFQHRAEPPPLEAESATPEPQPAARQFQFPPESESAPAPSRRPRGRPHKADAPRIPYEELDKLLVFGEVVTLPDGSTTTVYPSHRELAERYGVSTSLIGNYAQSHNCKRRREEAKARIAARADQKLVELRATAIAVSKDDAVRMIDSYLLNFEKALGEGRVRFDNPTDFNTMVRLKEYVLGGADSRQEIHASLSLEDLQARHARMMREVREATAREQGLLDARPASSPAPSSEGGVHFPEARSLPEGRSVPREARSLSGARSITTGDGEPPPRPSEDAVGELTPQARSAGGGEEDEP, translated from the coding sequence ATGCCGGACGCGGCGCAGAAGAAGGCGGGAAGGCCACGCAAGAGCGAGGGCCCGCGCCTGCCCTACGAGGAGGTGGATCGGCTCCTCGTTGAGGGTGAGGAAGTCGCTGGGGACGATGGGAAGCCAACCCGGCGTTTCCCCTCTCTGCGCGAACTCGGCCAGCGCTTCGGCGTCGCCCACAGCCTCATCGCCCAGTACGCCAAGCAGTATGACTGCCAGGGCCGGCGCCAGCGCTTCCTCGCAGGAGAGCCCGTAGAGCGGGTGGTGCTCCCCAAGAGCAGGCCCGAGTGCCTCGCTCCCCAGGCGGAGGAGTCCCTACCCACCCCAGACGAGCCCTCGCCGCCTCAAGACGAGCCGCCCCCGCCGTCCCAGGCAGAAAGGGTGACGTTCCAGCATCGGGCGGAGCCTCCACCGCTCGAAGCAGAGAGCGCGACACCAGAGCCCCAGCCCGCCGCCCGGCAGTTCCAGTTCCCCCCTGAGTCGGAATCTGCCCCTGCACCTTCGCGCCGCCCCCGCGGTCGTCCCCACAAGGCGGACGCCCCGCGCATCCCCTACGAGGAGCTCGACAAGCTGCTCGTCTTCGGCGAGGTCGTCACCCTGCCGGATGGCTCCACCACCACCGTCTACCCATCGCACCGAGAGCTGGCTGAGCGCTACGGCGTGAGCACCAGCCTCATCGGCAACTACGCCCAGAGCCACAACTGCAAGCGCCGCCGCGAGGAGGCCAAAGCTCGCATCGCCGCGCGTGCCGATCAGAAGCTCGTCGAACTGCGCGCCACCGCCATCGCCGTCTCCAAGGACGACGCTGTGCGGATGATCGACAGCTACCTGCTCAACTTCGAGAAGGCGCTCGGCGAGGGCCGCGTCCGCTTCGACAACCCCACCGACTTCAACACCATGGTGCGCCTCAAGGAGTACGTCCTCGGGGGCGCCGACTCGCGGCAGGAGATCCACGCCTCGCTCTCGCTCGAGGACCTGCAGGCGCGCCACGCCCGGATGATGCGCGAGGTGCGGGAGGCGACAGCCCGCGAGCAGGGACTTCTCGATGCACGGCCCGCGAGCAGCCCGGCTCCCTCCAGCGAGGGCGGCGTTCACTTTCCCGAGGCACGTTCACTTCCCGAGGGCCGTTCAGTTCCACGGGAGGCGCGTTCACTTTCCGGGGCTCGTTCAATTACGACTGGGGATGGGGAGCCCCCGCCCCGCCCCTCCGAGGACGCGGTTGGGGAATTGACGCCCCAGGCCAGAAGCGCAGGCGGGGGCGAGGAGGACGAGCCGTGA
- a CDS encoding tyrosine-type recombinase/integrase, translating to MAAYAESISRPPRTLTEREVAALLRASGQHREGFRDHVLMSLALATGLREHELLALNLGDVFDEAGRARRHVRLRVFKRSSPEPAPQEVVLSDTVRAKLEKLLRARRASGGELGSESPLFVSRLGRRLSARQVRHAFRVWQERAGLERRFNFHALRHTACSGVYRRTKDIRLTQRFARHRSLLSTARYTHPTDDELVRAVQELPC from the coding sequence ATGGCCGCCTATGCCGAATCCATCTCCCGCCCCCCAAGGACACTCACCGAGCGCGAGGTTGCAGCCCTGCTGCGCGCGTCGGGCCAGCACCGGGAGGGTTTCCGCGATCACGTGCTCATGAGCCTGGCGTTGGCGACGGGCCTGCGTGAGCACGAGCTGCTGGCCCTCAACCTTGGGGACGTGTTCGACGAGGCTGGACGGGCCCGGCGCCACGTGCGCCTGCGCGTCTTCAAGCGCAGCAGTCCAGAGCCGGCGCCCCAAGAGGTGGTGCTCTCGGACACCGTGCGGGCGAAGTTGGAGAAACTGCTGCGCGCGCGCCGCGCCAGCGGGGGAGAGCTTGGCTCCGAGTCCCCGCTCTTCGTGAGCCGGCTGGGCCGGAGGCTGTCGGCGCGCCAGGTGCGGCACGCCTTCCGCGTGTGGCAGGAGCGGGCGGGATTGGAGCGGCGCTTCAACTTCCACGCGCTGAGGCACACGGCCTGCTCGGGCGTGTACCGGCGAACGAAGGACATCCGGCTCACCCAACGCTTCGCCCGCCACCGCTCGCTGCTGTCCACCGCCCGCTACACGCACCCGACCGATGACGAGCTGGTGCGGGCCGTGCAGGAGCTGCCCTGCTGA
- a CDS encoding terminase large subunit domain-containing protein has translation MQAAAREEGKSVHPSPAGDVLMLGIVKRTEEEFAEWLSTEWGFLSGLASYDDEPVALEPYQFAFLQNRSRFRWVTKSRQVGFSFLFALEALARCHLREKHTAVFVSYNLDDAKEKILVARQVHEELPLAYQKRLVVDSKTELAFESNGAGKRLSRILSHPSKAPRGKKGDVYLDELAHYANDREVYRGSTALILRAQGQLTGCSTPLGRRGIFWEIANEELRQFPHHTRQLVPWWLCRFFCHDVKRAAAEAPDMPTEDRVARFGRPTLIEQFDSLPLEDFQQEFECRFVDETYSFYPYELILPCTSDDLMLADEPASIPTPEGRLVAGFDVGRTRDRSELAVFEEVEGRFTCRMMRSFDGVPFSEQEAELRRLLSVLPVARLSIDRSGIGMNLAENLERDFPQVVAENFTNEAKERWATDFKILLQRRDVVLPRDRNLVGQVHAIKRRVLPSGKVSFDAERNARGHADKFWAVALACQRERAPSSPRSGEIAVRVLG, from the coding sequence ATGCAGGCTGCCGCGCGCGAGGAAGGCAAGTCCGTCCACCCCTCTCCTGCTGGGGACGTGCTGATGCTCGGCATCGTCAAGCGCACCGAGGAGGAGTTCGCCGAGTGGCTCTCCACGGAGTGGGGCTTCCTCTCGGGCCTGGCCTCCTACGATGACGAGCCCGTCGCACTCGAGCCCTACCAGTTCGCATTCCTCCAGAACCGCTCGCGCTTCCGCTGGGTCACCAAGAGCCGGCAGGTGGGCTTCTCCTTCCTCTTCGCCCTCGAGGCCCTTGCCCGCTGCCACCTGCGCGAGAAGCACACGGCCGTCTTCGTCAGCTACAACCTCGACGACGCCAAGGAGAAGATCCTCGTCGCGCGTCAGGTGCATGAGGAGCTGCCTCTGGCCTACCAGAAGCGGCTGGTGGTGGACTCGAAGACGGAGCTGGCCTTCGAGTCCAACGGGGCCGGCAAGCGCCTGTCCCGCATCCTCTCCCACCCCTCCAAGGCCCCTCGCGGAAAGAAGGGCGACGTCTACCTCGACGAGCTGGCCCACTACGCCAACGACCGCGAGGTGTACCGCGGCTCGACGGCCCTCATCCTCCGTGCCCAAGGACAGCTCACCGGCTGCAGCACCCCGCTCGGGCGCCGCGGCATCTTCTGGGAGATCGCCAACGAGGAGCTGCGCCAGTTCCCGCACCACACGCGGCAGCTCGTCCCCTGGTGGCTGTGTCGCTTCTTCTGCCACGACGTGAAGCGCGCGGCCGCCGAGGCCCCGGACATGCCCACAGAGGATCGCGTCGCTCGCTTCGGCCGGCCCACCCTCATCGAGCAGTTCGACTCGCTGCCGCTCGAGGACTTCCAGCAGGAGTTCGAGTGCCGCTTCGTTGACGAGACGTACAGCTTCTACCCCTACGAGCTCATACTCCCGTGCACCAGCGATGACCTGATGCTGGCCGATGAGCCGGCGAGCATCCCCACGCCGGAGGGACGCCTCGTCGCCGGCTTCGACGTCGGCCGCACGCGCGACCGCTCGGAGCTGGCCGTGTTCGAGGAGGTAGAGGGCCGCTTCACCTGCAGGATGATGCGCAGCTTCGACGGGGTGCCCTTCTCCGAGCAGGAGGCCGAGTTGCGGCGCCTGCTCTCGGTGCTGCCGGTGGCTCGCCTCTCCATCGATCGCAGCGGCATTGGCATGAACCTCGCCGAGAATCTGGAGCGCGACTTCCCCCAGGTGGTGGCCGAGAACTTCACCAACGAGGCCAAGGAGCGCTGGGCCACGGACTTCAAGATTCTGCTCCAGCGCCGGGACGTCGTGCTGCCGAGGGACCGGAACCTCGTCGGCCAGGTCCACGCCATCAAGCGCCGAGTGCTCCCCTCGGGAAAGGTGAGCTTCGACGCCGAGCGCAACGCCCGCGGGCACGCGGACAAGTTCTGGGCCGTGGCGCTGGCGTGCCAGCGAGAGCGGGCCCCCAGCAGCCCACGGAGCGGCGAAATCGCTGTCCGCGTCCTGGGGTAA
- a CDS encoding DUF4268 domain-containing protein, whose protein sequence is MTSTLGKLQRVDPRSIWKHEAHDFTPWLVDNIDILGEALGMELEVVDREADVGDFSVDILARDLGRDRLVVIENQLEVTDHSHLGQLITYAAGLEASVVIWVSRDFREEHRQALDWLNRGDGVTTEYFGIVIELLQIDDSKPAVNFRLVASPNNWSRQSKRGPGIDEVSGKRSSYQEFFQSLIDELREKHRFTNAKAGQPQNWYSFSSGTRGFTYGMSFAQSGELRAEVYIDLGDRATNEHVFDKLESQKEALEKEFGEPLRWERLDTRRACRVACYTTGSIEDPAEMQEQHRKWAVERLLRFKKVFGPRLPELAKAVHPAS, encoded by the coding sequence GTGACAAGCACGCTCGGGAAGCTTCAGCGGGTTGACCCCCGCAGCATCTGGAAGCATGAGGCCCACGACTTTACCCCCTGGCTCGTGGACAACATCGACATACTCGGAGAGGCGCTCGGCATGGAGCTGGAGGTTGTCGACCGCGAGGCCGATGTCGGCGACTTCTCGGTCGACATCCTTGCGAGGGACCTTGGCCGCGACCGCCTCGTCGTCATCGAGAACCAGCTTGAGGTGACGGATCACTCGCACCTCGGGCAACTCATCACCTACGCGGCCGGCCTTGAGGCCAGCGTCGTCATCTGGGTCTCGCGGGACTTCCGTGAGGAGCACCGCCAGGCGCTCGATTGGCTCAACCGGGGAGATGGGGTGACGACGGAGTACTTCGGCATCGTCATCGAGCTTCTGCAGATCGACGATTCGAAACCAGCCGTCAACTTCCGACTCGTTGCGTCCCCGAACAACTGGTCACGCCAGTCGAAGCGGGGCCCCGGCATCGATGAGGTCTCGGGCAAGCGCTCGTCCTACCAGGAGTTCTTCCAGTCGCTGATTGATGAACTGCGCGAGAAGCACCGCTTCACGAACGCCAAGGCCGGGCAGCCACAGAACTGGTACTCGTTCTCATCTGGCACCCGCGGGTTCACCTACGGCATGAGCTTCGCGCAGAGCGGTGAACTGCGTGCGGAGGTCTACATCGATCTCGGCGATCGGGCGACGAACGAGCACGTGTTCGACAAGCTGGAATCCCAGAAGGAGGCGCTCGAGAAAGAGTTTGGTGAGCCACTTCGGTGGGAACGCTTGGACACGCGAAGGGCGTGTCGTGTGGCGTGCTACACGACAGGGTCCATCGAAGATCCTGCGGAGATGCAAGAGCAGCATCGCAAGTGGGCAGTGGAGCGCCTCCTTCGCTTCAAGAAGGTCTTCGGCCCGAGACTCCCGGAGCTCGCCAAGGCGGTGCATCCCGCGAGCTGA
- a CDS encoding IS4 family transposase, with product MALNAIVERFTQRSPVTVMVRRTLEHALSSQWIDEVFEAQRDKQYTRELLFSSVVDLMGLVAMGLRPSLHAAAQSDPGLSVSLAALYDKVNRTEPQVVRALVQGSAERLLPVVRPMKKQGPWAAGYQVRVLDGNHLPASEKRLKPLRNFRGAALPGQSLVVYAPEVGLVVDVLPAEDAHAQERALTGPVLERVREGELWLADRNFSTSRILRAVHEKRAGFIIREHGLSPNPMALGEKRQIGRGATGLVYEQAVRLEGEEPLELRRVEVHLEEPTEDGETVIRLLTNVPEERLSALEVAELYRKRWKIEGMFGELEAVLESEVRSLGKPRAALLAFGVAVLAYNALSVVKSAVEASHDLEAKNMQVSTYYIAAEVKFSYGGMMVMVEPEEWAEQEIQSAEQLSAALLEMAKKVKLKTLRKHPRAAKKKVKKGYAPGEVARKHVATARVLKGEKLS from the coding sequence GTGGCCTTGAATGCAATCGTAGAGCGTTTCACGCAGCGCAGTCCGGTGACGGTGATGGTGCGCCGCACGCTGGAGCATGCCCTGAGTTCGCAGTGGATTGACGAGGTATTTGAAGCACAGCGGGACAAGCAGTACACGCGCGAGCTGCTCTTCTCCTCGGTAGTGGACTTGATGGGGCTGGTGGCGATGGGCTTGAGACCGTCGCTGCACGCCGCGGCCCAGTCGGACCCAGGCTTGAGCGTCTCGCTGGCAGCGCTCTACGACAAAGTCAATCGCACCGAACCCCAGGTGGTGCGAGCGCTGGTGCAAGGGAGCGCGGAGAGACTGTTGCCCGTGGTGCGGCCGATGAAGAAGCAAGGGCCGTGGGCGGCGGGCTACCAGGTACGAGTCTTGGATGGCAATCACTTGCCGGCCAGCGAGAAGAGGCTCAAGCCACTGAGGAACTTCCGAGGAGCAGCACTGCCCGGGCAGTCCTTGGTGGTGTACGCGCCCGAGGTGGGGTTGGTGGTGGACGTGCTGCCCGCGGAGGATGCACATGCGCAGGAGCGGGCGTTGACGGGGCCCGTGCTGGAGCGAGTGCGGGAGGGAGAGCTGTGGCTGGCCGACAGGAATTTCTCCACGAGTCGGATTCTACGTGCGGTGCACGAGAAGCGAGCGGGATTCATCATCCGAGAGCATGGCCTGTCGCCCAATCCCATGGCGTTGGGAGAGAAGCGGCAGATAGGACGAGGAGCAACAGGACTGGTCTACGAGCAAGCGGTGCGCCTGGAGGGGGAAGAGCCGTTGGAATTGAGGCGAGTGGAAGTGCACCTGGAGGAGCCAACGGAGGATGGGGAAACAGTCATTCGGTTGCTCACGAATGTGCCCGAGGAGAGACTGAGCGCCCTGGAAGTAGCGGAGCTGTACAGGAAGCGCTGGAAGATTGAAGGGATGTTTGGAGAACTGGAGGCGGTGCTCGAGAGTGAGGTGCGGAGTTTGGGGAAGCCGAGAGCGGCGCTGCTGGCCTTTGGGGTGGCGGTGTTGGCCTACAACGCGTTGTCCGTAGTGAAGTCAGCGGTGGAAGCCAGCCATGACTTGGAGGCAAAAAATATGCAAGTGTCCACCTATTACATCGCCGCCGAGGTGAAATTCTCCTACGGAGGAATGATGGTCATGGTGGAGCCAGAGGAGTGGGCGGAGCAGGAAATACAGTCCGCCGAGCAACTGAGTGCGGCCCTTTTGGAAATGGCGAAGAAGGTGAAGCTCAAGACGTTGCGCAAGCATCCTCGGGCAGCCAAGAAGAAAGTGAAGAAGGGCTATGCGCCAGGGGAGGTGGCGCGCAAACACGTAGCGACAGCGCGTGTGCTTAAAGGAGAAAAGCTCTCCTGA
- a CDS encoding serine/threonine protein kinase, which yields MPPGEERRLRAAEEVQLATRLHHPNISRVFTLEEYEGEPYVIMEHMSGCFLATAMDVALLQERRLSPAFACYIAAEVADALHYAHHLEGEEGRPLRVVHRAVSPMSIRLGRSGEVKLGHFGAAYSEQPGRLRTPPLVLRADLTYAAPEVFLFEPLDGRADLFSLGVVLLEMLTGRYLLDLPDLPPVPGGPPGSAQYSAEVHAERRAWAPPGELAHHVLSLRPEEVERAAGDVPEPLKRVLHKALRPEPTERYQTGGEMREELRSYLRDLGPPFGPPEAAEELASLLEPGSLREIAALPIERGVLRASGKAATKKRLH from the coding sequence ATGCCTCCGGGGGAGGAGCGCCGGCTGCGCGCAGCCGAAGAGGTGCAACTGGCCACTCGGCTGCACCACCCCAACATCTCCCGGGTGTTCACGCTGGAGGAGTACGAGGGGGAACCCTACGTCATCATGGAGCACATGTCGGGCTGCTTCCTGGCTACCGCCATGGACGTGGCGCTGTTGCAGGAGCGGAGGCTGTCCCCGGCCTTCGCCTGCTACATCGCCGCCGAGGTGGCGGACGCTCTGCACTACGCGCACCACCTCGAGGGGGAGGAGGGTCGGCCACTGCGTGTTGTCCACCGGGCTGTGAGCCCTATGAGCATCCGGCTGGGGCGCAGCGGCGAGGTGAAGTTGGGTCACTTCGGCGCGGCATACTCGGAGCAGCCTGGGCGCCTGCGCACGCCACCGCTGGTGCTCAGGGCGGACCTGACCTATGCCGCTCCCGAGGTGTTCCTCTTCGAGCCGCTGGACGGGCGGGCGGATCTCTTCTCTTTGGGGGTAGTGCTGCTGGAGATGTTGACGGGGCGCTACTTGCTCGATCTGCCCGACCTTCCCCCGGTACCCGGCGGCCCGCCGGGCTCGGCGCAGTACAGCGCGGAGGTGCACGCCGAGAGGAGGGCATGGGCTCCGCCGGGGGAGTTGGCGCACCACGTGCTCAGCCTCCGCCCAGAGGAAGTGGAGCGAGCAGCGGGGGATGTGCCCGAGCCGCTCAAGCGTGTGTTGCACAAGGCGCTGCGCCCGGAACCAACCGAGCGGTACCAGACGGGGGGAGAGATGCGCGAGGAGCTGCGCAGCTACCTGCGCGATCTGGGGCCGCCCTTCGGCCCTCCGGAAGCCGCGGAGGAACTGGCCTCCTTGCTCGAGCCAGGTTCCCTCCGGGAGATAGCTGCTCTCCCTATTGAGCGGGGCGTACTTCGTGCTTCCGGGAAGGCTGCGACGAAGAAACGCTTGCATTGA
- a CDS encoding serine/threonine-protein kinase, giving the protein MRSKPKEGMVVAGYRLTLRLGGGGFGQVFLARWRRHRRALKFIPLRDAGEWGRRELSVLVHVRHANVVRLVGHAEWPEEAPEYLVLLMEYVEGQPLYEWAREENPSARQVARVVLKLARALAFLHREGVLHRDLKGDNVLVRAGEQEPVLVDFGSAAWGGAPRVTRGALAPGTLHYRSPESVRFFLRQSCGPGARYGYTQTDELYALGVILYVLLTDVHPFDGPEDLMLGEILGRVPAAPHQINPRVPRALSQLCMRLLEKEPITRLASAVALGQALEEVLQGTEATWDMPLFYGWGQEVRTTEDEPALIDAGAPPWLVQWTRQRPRRGKPPAPAASPLSPAAAVAALRWAAERVVDRFWS; this is encoded by the coding sequence GTGAGGAGCAAGCCGAAGGAGGGGATGGTGGTCGCTGGCTACCGCCTGACCCTGAGGCTTGGGGGTGGTGGCTTCGGCCAGGTGTTCCTGGCGCGGTGGAGAAGGCACCGCCGCGCGCTCAAGTTCATCCCCCTCCGGGACGCCGGGGAGTGGGGCCGGCGAGAGCTGTCGGTGCTGGTGCACGTGCGGCATGCCAACGTGGTGAGGCTGGTGGGCCATGCGGAGTGGCCGGAGGAGGCGCCGGAGTACCTGGTGCTGCTCATGGAGTACGTGGAGGGGCAGCCCCTGTACGAGTGGGCACGGGAGGAGAACCCTTCGGCTCGCCAGGTGGCGAGGGTGGTGCTGAAGCTGGCACGCGCGCTCGCGTTTCTGCACCGAGAGGGAGTGCTGCACCGTGACCTTAAAGGCGACAACGTGCTGGTGCGCGCCGGGGAGCAGGAGCCGGTGCTGGTGGACTTCGGCTCGGCGGCGTGGGGTGGTGCGCCCCGCGTCACGCGCGGTGCCTTGGCTCCGGGCACCCTCCACTACCGCAGCCCCGAGTCCGTGCGCTTCTTCCTTCGGCAGAGCTGCGGGCCTGGAGCGCGCTACGGCTACACGCAGACGGATGAGCTGTACGCGCTGGGCGTCATCCTCTACGTGCTGCTCACCGACGTGCACCCTTTCGACGGCCCCGAGGATCTCATGCTCGGGGAGATTCTGGGGCGTGTGCCCGCGGCCCCGCACCAGATCAACCCGCGCGTGCCGCGAGCCCTCAGTCAATTGTGCATGCGCCTTCTGGAGAAGGAGCCGATCACGCGCCTCGCGAGTGCGGTGGCGCTGGGGCAGGCGCTGGAGGAGGTGCTGCAAGGGACAGAGGCCACCTGGGACATGCCGCTGTTCTACGGCTGGGGCCAGGAAGTGCGCACCACCGAGGACGAGCCGGCGCTGATAGATGCAGGGGCGCCACCGTGGTTGGTGCAGTGGACCCGACAAAGGCCCCGGCGCGGCAAGCCTCCGGCTCCAGCGGCAAGCCCGCTCAGCCCTGCTGCCGCCGTGGCCGCATTGCGCTGGGCTGCGGAGCGAGTTGTTGACAGATTCTGGAGCTGA
- a CDS encoding phage portal protein, producing MTTPGAIHQAEERLQTLLKAVVVSARVQDPASRPAGEEVAAAFAAAGALHPPYEPESLCLLVEHSNSLRQNVDAYATNIDGFGHRFEPAIDFDAEDATQKVADAMMLERLVARDSGLLPADTPPYPSEEEVAARKAELQKLARIERARLESFFDFCCFDHSFVDLRRRTRQDLEVTGNAFWEVLRDGKGDIARLVYVPSYTVRLLPLDSEPVEVRERVRVSAVSYDTVGARRRLRRYVQLQGSERVYFKSFGDPRVLSRSTGHTFPDVASLRAAAPTDGPATELLHFAIHSPRSPYGIPRWVGTLLSVLGSRQMEEVNYLYFENKSVPPMALLVSGGRLSEASVPRIERFIEENLKGKANFHKILILEADGSGTGDGGRAKIELRPLTDAQQQDALFQQYDERNIDKVGSAFRLPRMLRGESKDFNRATAESALRFAEDQVFQPERDEFDFLVNRKLLADMGIRFWRFRSQTPVTRDPERMTEMVERLVRVGVLTPEEGRILAGDIFNREFRKIGDDWTKRPITLTLAGIQTGVEDLRARTAKGHLLEDAKQLLALRENLRAEEERLALGRMELARRYLDAERVAVPREEFESWLSEGAG from the coding sequence GTGACGACTCCGGGGGCCATCCACCAGGCCGAGGAGCGCCTGCAGACGTTGCTCAAGGCCGTCGTCGTCAGTGCCCGCGTGCAGGATCCGGCGAGCCGCCCTGCTGGCGAGGAGGTCGCAGCAGCCTTCGCCGCCGCTGGCGCGCTCCACCCCCCCTATGAGCCGGAGTCCCTCTGCCTCCTCGTGGAGCACTCCAACTCGCTCCGCCAGAACGTCGACGCCTACGCCACCAACATCGATGGCTTCGGCCATCGCTTCGAACCGGCCATCGACTTCGACGCCGAGGACGCCACGCAGAAAGTCGCCGACGCGATGATGCTCGAGCGCCTCGTCGCACGTGACTCAGGGCTGCTGCCGGCAGATACCCCGCCCTACCCCTCTGAGGAGGAGGTAGCTGCGCGCAAGGCCGAGTTGCAGAAGCTCGCCCGCATCGAGCGTGCACGGCTGGAGTCCTTCTTCGACTTCTGCTGCTTCGACCACTCCTTCGTCGACCTGCGCCGCCGCACGCGGCAGGACCTTGAAGTCACTGGCAATGCCTTCTGGGAGGTGCTCCGCGACGGCAAGGGTGACATCGCTCGGCTCGTGTACGTGCCCTCATACACGGTGCGCTTGTTGCCGTTGGACTCCGAGCCCGTTGAAGTGCGTGAGCGGGTGCGCGTGTCCGCCGTCAGCTACGACACCGTGGGAGCCCGAAGGCGCCTGCGCCGCTACGTGCAACTCCAGGGCAGTGAGCGCGTGTACTTCAAGTCCTTCGGCGATCCGCGCGTGCTCTCCCGCTCCACGGGGCACACTTTCCCGGACGTGGCCTCGCTTCGCGCAGCGGCCCCCACTGACGGGCCGGCCACCGAGCTCCTCCATTTCGCCATCCACTCGCCGCGCTCGCCCTACGGCATTCCGCGGTGGGTCGGCACTCTGCTCTCCGTCCTCGGCTCGCGGCAGATGGAGGAGGTCAACTACCTCTACTTCGAAAACAAGAGCGTCCCACCCATGGCCCTCCTGGTATCCGGCGGGCGGCTCTCGGAGGCCTCGGTGCCTCGCATCGAGCGCTTCATTGAGGAGAACCTCAAGGGCAAGGCCAACTTCCACAAGATTCTCATCCTGGAGGCCGATGGCTCGGGCACCGGCGACGGGGGCCGGGCGAAGATCGAGCTGCGTCCGCTCACGGATGCACAGCAACAGGACGCTCTCTTCCAGCAGTACGACGAGCGGAACATTGACAAGGTCGGCAGCGCCTTCCGCCTGCCGCGCATGCTGCGCGGCGAGAGCAAGGACTTCAACCGCGCCACGGCCGAGAGCGCCCTGCGCTTCGCCGAGGACCAGGTCTTCCAGCCGGAACGCGACGAGTTCGACTTCCTCGTCAACCGCAAGCTCCTGGCCGACATGGGCATCCGCTTCTGGCGCTTCCGCTCGCAGACGCCCGTCACGCGTGACCCGGAGCGGATGACGGAGATGGTCGAGCGCCTCGTCCGTGTCGGCGTGCTCACCCCCGAAGAGGGCAGGATCCTGGCGGGCGACATCTTCAACCGCGAGTTCCGCAAGATAGGGGATGACTGGACCAAGCGTCCCATCACCCTGACGCTCGCGGGCATCCAAACGGGCGTCGAGGATCTGCGCGCCCGCACGGCGAAGGGCCACCTGCTGGAGGACGCGAAGCAGCTCCTTGCCTTGCGCGAGAACCTCCGTGCCGAGGAGGAGCGGCTCGCACTCGGACGGATGGAGCTCGCGCGGCGCTATCTCGATGCCGAGCGTGTCGCAGTGCCGCGCGAGGAGTTCGAGTCCTGGCTCTCGGAAGGAGCGGGATGA
- a CDS encoding head morphogenesis protein — protein sequence MSPPSQIPGAPPVPELSPPADRLLLVHQAREFADDILNGVLRLPVKKALDLGTPAGFDRAVAALASRLRRATGRSDLAAVREAIAVLDVNWARTTPEQRRRLVNDALVAASRATAIIPERIQAPLGEAATSVVAATRSHTRQAQGLAIRAEFNALDRRILAHVVRSQTNFVRDEYGRRLDSFSEQARRIVAEGLKAGLGRADIAADLERAARAALVGRAPFYWEVVAGAFIGQGRSFAQMSSYAEAGIDRYRIEAVLDERTTHICRYLHGKTFSVGEALRHFDRLGSLERPEDIKRELPWVRERMDTGTGRTVLYVDRGGEQTTLAEVLRSAAGTRDDRGEFRPTASEATLREAGIGFPPYHGLCRTTTLAVV from the coding sequence GTGAGCCCTCCCAGTCAGATTCCAGGGGCACCGCCGGTACCTGAGCTGTCTCCACCCGCTGACCGACTGCTCCTCGTCCACCAAGCACGGGAGTTCGCGGACGACATCCTCAATGGCGTACTGCGGCTGCCCGTCAAGAAGGCTCTGGACCTTGGGACTCCTGCCGGCTTCGATCGTGCTGTGGCTGCGCTCGCCAGCCGCCTGAGGCGCGCAACCGGGCGCTCGGACCTCGCGGCCGTCCGGGAGGCCATTGCCGTACTGGACGTGAACTGGGCTCGGACGACACCGGAGCAGAGGCGCCGGCTGGTGAACGATGCCCTCGTCGCAGCCAGCCGTGCCACTGCCATCATCCCCGAGCGCATTCAGGCCCCCCTTGGAGAAGCAGCCACCTCGGTCGTTGCAGCAACGCGCTCGCATACTCGACAGGCCCAGGGGCTCGCCATCCGGGCCGAGTTCAACGCCCTCGACCGCCGTATCCTCGCGCACGTGGTGCGCTCGCAGACGAACTTCGTCCGGGACGAGTACGGCCGGCGCCTGGATTCCTTCAGCGAGCAGGCCCGGCGCATCGTCGCCGAGGGGCTCAAGGCTGGCTTGGGGAGAGCCGACATCGCCGCAGACCTGGAGCGAGCGGCTCGGGCTGCCCTCGTTGGCCGCGCGCCTTTCTATTGGGAGGTAGTGGCCGGCGCCTTCATCGGCCAGGGGCGTTCCTTCGCTCAGATGAGCAGCTACGCCGAAGCAGGCATCGACCGCTATCGCATCGAAGCAGTGCTCGATGAGCGGACCACGCACATCTGCCGGTACCTACACGGAAAGACATTCTCCGTAGGCGAAGCCCTGCGGCACTTCGACCGGCTCGGAAGCCTTGAGCGCCCGGAGGACATCAAGCGCGAGTTGCCCTGGGTCCGGGAGCGGATGGACACGGGGACGGGGCGAACGGTGCTCTACGTGGACCGAGGCGGCGAACAAACGACGCTTGCTGAGGTGCTCCGTTCCGCCGCTGGCACCCGAGATGATCGCGGCGAGTTCCGGCCAACGGCCTCGGAGGCAACTCTCCGGGAGGCCGGCATCGGATTCCCGCCGTACCACGGGCTCTGCCGCACCACGACGCTCGCGGTCGTTTGA